The genomic interval CATTACATGGGGTCTGTCTGgttctttttaaaagaagttgTAGATGAAGCAGCACAGTGTTTTACAAGACAttactctaacagcccaatcctaagacaGCTACTGCCAGTGGGACAGGCGTGCTTACTGTTgcagcatgccttacagcacacttgCTGCAGCGCAGAAGATGGTGGTGCAAGTGGATAGGCCAGCGCCAGTCAGAAATCAGCACCCACCTGAGCAGGTAGGCGCACTGTGGGCTGGCGGATTGGGCTGAGAaagggattgggctgtcagagggaTTGggcggattgggctgtcagaggctCCCACCAGATCTGATTCCTCCTGccagacctgatctgccaatATGAGGCCGCTCcggcctgtgccagtgattttgctggcgtgAGCTTGAGTAGCCCTATAGCAGCCCCTGGAACTTACCCTGAAGgaaagagacaaatgtcccctcagggagagctccagcagcctctctttttGTGCTGGATGTAGCAGAGGTCATTTCCACGCTGCCGCATCGCAGAAGGGTTGGTTAGGACTGGTCTGTAACTCTGCATTCACTTGATTTGCTTCTGCAACTTTTTGGTTGGCAGGCCTGAAACCAAAAGGCAGTACTAAGATCCTTACAGTGAATGAGAGCTAGGTCCAGGAATTTCTCTAGCTCCCACAGTGAGATTTGGATACATCTTCAATATTGGAAAGTTTTTGTGAGGGCAAACCTGTTGCTAGCTTATTTAGTCAACTCTACAGATCAAAACTTAGGACCAGGAAAAGGATTCTCATTCAAGGGCTATATAGAGAAAAGAATCAAGAGGACTGCTgtatataatggggggggggggctgctgtatATAATTCAAGGTAAAGGTTTCCTATGTATCCAGTCATCATACAAATAAGACTGTCTTGCAAACCTTGGCTAAAGATATGTTAAAGGTATATAGTTGCTATTGCTGTGGTGACTGAGAAGGTTGATACCATTATGTAATACTGATTTGTAACTATTGATAAGTGAGTGGAAGaacttccttttcctcccctaAGACCCTATACGTTAAGAATAAACAAAGCAGTATTCTGAGGATTGTTCTTAAGAGTGACTAGCTCATGTTGTTCCTGCTGAGTTTTGTCATTTCAAATTAAAGTCTTGTTACTCACTGTTCATTAACTTgtgtttggctttttaaaaaccagaacaaATGTCATAGTGACACATGCTTTGTTACAGCACCTTGGACCCTGCAAAGTGCCTCACATGCATTCTATTTACACCCCACTTTTCAGCCAAGATTGGCACTTGGTTAATAGCTCAGGTGCCCATGGAAGATGCATATGGCAGTGTCTTCTCTCCCTGGCCATGAATGATATCCAGATTCCTCTCTGGAAGGAAGGGACAGAAGGCAACTCACACGGACTGGGCAACTGCCTGATGAAACAACGCCACCTTGACAAGCAAAGCCTCTATGGACCTGCAGAGCCTTCTGGTCCCCACAGTTGATGACATGGCTTGCTCAAGGCTAAGTTGAGATTTGTGGAATGTGTCACTGTCTCATTCCTGTCTTTAAGGAGCCCCCTTTTAGGTCGCATTAAGCAGCTTTTTATACAAAACTTATTCTAGAAGAGCAACACTACTGAagactgagagccaggatggtgtagtggtttgggaggtggacttagacgtggaagatgcaggttcaaatcccccctcagccatgaagcttcctgggtgaccttggtccagtcactttctctcagcctcacctacctcacagggttgttgtgaggacaacaagaggggagcagctgtgtacaccaccctgagctctttggaggaagggtggtataaaaataaaataaaataaaataaataaaagagccaGTCTCCAATATGTGAGCTCCCCTGGCTCCTCAGCCTTTTGGCAGGGGCAGCTTTATCCACAATTCCATAGATGTTATCCACCAGCTAAACCTTTTACATAGGAGCTGAATATGGAAATCTGTTATATGGCCTGTCATGCTGGCTGGGTCAGGGAGAGACTCTCTGTAAGTTTGGATTACTCAACTTTAGGAGCAGGGGACAAAACTACTTCAAAACTCCCAGCTTTAGCTCTCTCATATCATCCTAATGTGCTGGCTCCCAGAAACTCAGTCTCACAGCTCCTTCCAACAGGCTCTCAGACCCTTCATCATACAAATATGTCAGCAATTACCACCATTGCCTGTCTGCATTCCCTGAATCACCgccccaggcaaaagagccaatacacATTCAGATAACCACTTTCGCTTCCACTTCCCAAATTAGCTGAGTCTTGCCTAATGGCATCTGTATGAAGATTCAGAGTACCTTTACATTCACCCAAACAAATcaaaactcattttaaaaaaggatttattCTTAAAATTGTATAATTTTGCATAAGGAAAACTGttctcaaaaataaaatatacacagAATAACACACAGCAACAAAAATAACAAAGGCTCAAACTTTTCTACTTTAACTAACAGGAATTCCATAAGAGTGCTTTGCAGGTTAAATTGATGCAGAGTTCATGCTCCTTTTTCTAGTCTATCATGGGTGGTACAGAacctgaaggtcagcattccaggAAGCAAATGGCAGGAAGCAGAAAGAGAATGGCTATCAAATGCTCCTGTTGTACACCTTTTCTCATTCATATATAAATTGTGGATGATGCAACATTATGCAGAGCACCTCAGGTGACTTGATAGAAATAAACAGAACTTGATTGCAACATGGAACCTCCCAAAAAAAACCCTATTTCAATCTTATGACTCTGGTAGATGTTTTACAGCTGCATTCAGCCTCATTCCTTATCTTGCTCTCTGCTGGCTCCttaagataaacaagaaggaaaggAACTGCTTCTAGTACTTTAACCCTTTAGCCACTTGTTTGCTTTTTCCCACCACGAAAGGCCATAAATCTACTTCAGTACCTTTAAGGCAGGATGGCCCAGAGCATCCCCTGGACTCAAACTAACTTTCAGGTCATCCATACAGATTCATGTAACTTATGGGAATGTCTGTCTCTAAACCTTTGAGTCAACCTCTACATGTCCTAAAGAGCTTTTCTCTGTGAACAGGACTACCTGAGAAGAAGCACAACATTCCTTACTCTTTAATAACAATTCAGTGTTATAATTCAAGTAAAAACATTCATTCTCCCAGGGAGACTTCTCTCCCTCCTTTACCAAATAGCCATGGGGGTGTGGCATGCCTCTCCTCTGTGCTATGTATCTTCTTGAAGACACCCAAGAGTTATCCTAATTGCACCCAGTGCACTTATGTAACATTAACTAAAAAGTAACATTAACTAAAAAAGATCTCACGGACATATTTTAAAGCATCATCGTCTTCGTCATCttctttgtctgattttatcttcTCACTACAGCCTAAAGACTCCAGCTTGTTGGGAAGGTTGGATCCTATGGTGGTGATATTGGCTTTGCTGCTACTGGCTGCGCTGTGCTGGGGCTCTGTGGGCCCTGGCTGGGCCTTTGGGACTTCATCTTCTGGTGCAATGAAGTCCGCTTCTTTGCCGGTGCAGTCCTGGCAAACAAAACAATTGTACACATTTCTGCATGTTAAACCCTTAAAGCCCTTGTTCCTGACAAGGTCGTTCTGGCAAGGGAAAGATGCAGATATGCATTGTGAAGGCAGAGCCGGTGATACCCACAGTCCTGGTCCCCCTTTAGAAAGTTACACGCTGTACTCTATGGTCAAGGAAATGCACCATAGCTACCCTGTATGTGGACAAGAAGAAGGTGAGAAAGCAAAAACAAGTCTCTGCTATTTTACCCCTTCTCTCTCTACCCTCAGACAACAAGAGCTGCAAGAAAATCTAGGGGTGATGCAGCCATTAGAGTCATGTGGAGTAGACCAAAGCTGTAGCTCTGTAAAGGAAGTTTCCTTCTTGCGTACAGTTGCTCATGGTGTTCCTTAACACTGATGGTTCTTATGAGCAGGCACCCATTTTAGCTGGCAGAATATTTGCACCACACAAAACCAAGATAACTACCATTGTGCTGACATTTCTCCCATAAACAGTCTGCCACTCAAACATGTTGCATTTGTGTGTCTTCTTGTCAGTACTGTGTGGTGCACTGTGGCTGGACAACTCAAGGAAGGGGGCGGGGATATAGCTGAGTGGGTGGGCACATGCTAAACATGCAAACCTCTTCAATGCTTACCTCAGCCAAAATGCAAAGCGCCATGTCCACCAGCTCAGCTTCATTCATACAGTAAATAGTCTCAGTCCTGCAAAGAAAAGCCATACCATGAATTCTGAAATAAGCAGTCTTCCGAAATTCACTTagccccccctctttttttgtcccagaggctgcaatcctgtgcacgttattctgggagtaagttctgttggCTTGCAATTGAAGGGtcttcaaaaataaaaacagtgcaGGGAGGGAATGTGATCAGGGTGGGAACTTCAGCAGGGACAATGAGCTAAAGCCCCCTTCCCTTGGTTTCATGCTGTTTCAGGCCCACCCTAGAGCAAaaaaataatcatcatcatcatattaacATTCGTCCTATAAAATGTGATTTGGCCCTACATTCTGTCCTCATATAGTTCTCTTCCAACCTAATAATACTTTCAGGGTTTCTCCAGGGGGAAGTTCTTCCTCAGCTTTCCTTTTGTCTGACAGGGTTCTTCAGAGATTTGTTTTCCTGGCCCCTTGTTCTCTTTTCCTACACAGTCCCTAGATGATTCCAACAAATCCTATGGCTTTCAGCACCATAGGCATGTGGATGATAACCAGCTCTACTTCACTGCCCAGGACTTTCTCCCTCTAGCCAATCCCACCTCTCTGATGGCCTGACATTTCCAACTGGATGCTTCATCACTGTCTTAAGCTCAGTATGTCCAAGGCAAAACCtctcccctcttctccctccaactCCTCCTTTtcatgcactcccccccccctccattaacGTGGTCACCATCCTCCCTGTTGGACTCAAAGTCTTTGGTTTCTCATGGACTCTTCTTTCTCCTGCACGTTCCGTATCCAGTCTGCCACCAAATCATGTCACACAACATTGCAAAAATAAGgccattcctctctgctccctcaCTGAAAACTCCAGTTCACACTCTGATAATCTCACACTCTAACTGCAACCTTCTCCTCACTGGTCTTCCATTGCCTCACCTCAGTTTCCTTTCATCTAACCAGCAGTCTGCCACCAAACCATTTCCCTCTCTCATTGTGCCATTCCCCTTCTTAAATCCTTATTCTGGCTTTCCATCTGCTTCTGGATCCATCACAAGCTCCTCGACCTTGCCTTCAAAGCCCTCCCTGGCCTTCCACCTCAGCTCGCATATCCCACTACACACCTGCCCAGGACCCCCACTCCTCCAGACACCATCATGTCTTCTGCTTCACCCCTTCTTCCTTGCTGCCCATAACTCCCTCACAGACCACCTGCACTCCCTTGCTTTCTTCAAACCCCTCCTCAAAATTCATCTTTCCCGTGAAGGTTTTGGCTCCACTCCTTAGCCCCTTTGCTTTACTGCAACAAAGCCTAGGCACGTGTACCTGACATCATCACAGGTGCTTCCTTATTTAACCTAGCACTGCTCCTTTTCCCTTCTTCTGTTGTCTCCCCTGTGTCTGTCTTTAGATTGTGGGACTGTTGTGGCAGGTACCAATCTTCTCTTAGGTTGTAAAGCTCCATGGACTGGGATGATGCAACATAAATAAGAACTCTACCTGGTTTGTGGGGAAAGGGGGCAATGACCTGTTCAGCTGGATTTAGTGAGGCTATCCATTTCTTTGTCCCTAAGTagatttttctttcctcctttagTTCTCCTGTGCTCTGCTCCACCCTGGCTCCTTGCACAAtaagaatctcagctttcatcAAGGAAAAGCAGGTTATATTTCCTGGCCTGAGGAGTTCAGGAAAAAAATTTCTAGCACATAATCCTAAAATTGGGTCTTCATATGTTTCAAGATGTTAAATTGCGTTTAcgatgggggaggagggagacttGCTGTTGTCACCATCCCAGGGTAAACGTCTTGCACTTAAAGGGCAAAGAGATTAAGACTATGTTTGAAATCAACAACAGAGACAAAACAAGGACCGGAAATGATGCTGGGTAGCAGAGATTTTAAAAGTATGGGGAGATGAGTTAAGCAAACGCAAATATAGACAGCCCAACAGGACCCTGAAGTGATGAAGCTGTAATACGATGAAGCCATGGACCTGCAGTCTCATCAGCATAGAAGCTTTTCTGAGTGACAGGAACACAAAAAGTCCATTCAAGGACTGCACTGATGACTACTTGCCCAAGTGGAATAGCACAACTGGAGTGACAGGCACAACAGTGACAGTACTATAAGGCACCTCAACCATTTGGAACTGTCCTCCAGCTTGCGTTTAGCACAAATATCACTGGAGGACTCAGTCAGCATGATATACTTTTGCTCCAAGTGCCTTAGGCAGCACTTCTGAAACTTGCTAATGAGGGAAGTGGCTTTGTTCAGACCACCGTCAGTTGGTCTGGAGCTGAAATTTGCTTTTCCCATTAGTTGTATGCAAAAGCTGCATAGCATCTCCCACCACCATACTCACTTCAACCAAAATGGAGATTGGACACCAGTAATTGAAATAAGCAGGTCCCTTTTTTCTTGCAAAAGTTAGCTGCTCCAGCATCCCACTACCTGCGATTCACTTCCTTTCTGGTTCAGCAAACACATAATTTTAGGCCTCAGTGCAATTCAACCTCCCTTAGGGGTGAAAGAAGGAAACATGAATCACCTTACGAAAGCTgcctttttcctcctctttgccCCCAGATTGGTCAGTCCTGCTGGTTCATTCACCCTCTTTGTCATCCATGGTGGGAGGATCCTCTTCTTGGCTATGTCCGGAGTGCCCATCACCTTCAGTTCAAGAGGAAAGAGAATAGCTTTCAGAACAAGGAAGCACAGAGTTCATCTTCTACGACATGGCAGACCATTTTGTTTATATCTATGCCATGGCAAGATGGTTTACTTCTCTGAGGGCACAGACCCAACACAGAGTGACAGGGTTTCATCCTCACGCGCACTTTGTCCTCACTATCACAacgttccccaaacatcccaaaggctgcaatcctatccacacttacctgggagtaagccccattgactaccatccTTAGAAGCAAATACAGAATAATCTGTTAAAACAGATctgcagcatttccccaaatgcattcacatatcatggtagcatcaagtctaacatattaaaaataaaatgcacattgaaatgaatggagactttGAACTGgatccagaaacaaactggcaatcAGAAAAGCTCTCAAAGCACTGACGGGGGAAATACACTTCCCACAGTGGGTCCTGATTACCAATCTAATGGCTGTCTTTTGGACCAGTTGGCTTTTCCAACCACTTTTCGGAAGTAGCCCCAAAAACAGCCGAAAATGTATTCTGCTGAAATGCATGGAGAACTGCAGCAAGGTCATCCATTGGATCCAAGTCTCCTGTTATactgttttgattgctttctgaTGTTGTGTGTCTGATTTAATGTGCTTTTCTTGTTGTTAGTTACTGAATCagcttttattatatttttctgAGTTGAATATGTCGTGAGCCACCCAGAGCAACTCCCTTCCTGGAGGGGATAGACAATATTTTAAACACATTCTTTAAAAAACAGGCAGTGGTAGGTGTGGGGCAGCTGGCTGttccctgaggccaactgaagtggttgtctCAGGTAGATTGGTGGGGGTGCCTACCTCAGCCCACCCACTTGCCTCTGTTGCTCCTCCCCCCACGCCCTGGACTGAGAAGAACctgcactgccttccccccccccccccacacacacactctaggAGCTCACCAGCAATCATGCCAGCCTGCTGTTAATATTCTGCAGCTCAGAACCTTGGGATGCAGGGAGGATTTTTGTGTGCATGGGATGCCCTTGCTAGTGCGATGCCCACAAGGCTGGGTTCTGTCCAAAATACAAATGCAGCCTTTGGATGCAGTCTTTCttgagcacagtggttctcaaactgtgctgaTTTTAGGTGGGTatccaaaaatcaggtcgtgacagGTCCTGagagaatgtcattttaaaaagtgggtcctggtgctcaaaagattcttggtgggttgccaaaaggtgatggaaagatcagatagcaAATTGCCTCAAGCCAAATCAGAAaccgtagctgctaattaccctgcaaagagctcagctcctgcagtttgcaagattgctGCTAACTctgctgcaaggagctgagctcctgcagttttcaagcatgtgtaaatgcagggagataaatgtttgagagtctttttgcTCGTTATTatagataaataaaatactatttctttctagatcttttttaaaagtctggtaaacctaggtgggtcctgatagagtgtcattttaaaaagtgggtcccggtgctcaaaagtttgggaaccactgatccagcaCCAGATGCAGGGGACAGGGGCTGCTTTGGGCAGCCCTCCCCAGGTAGGGTCTGATGATCCTTTCCAACTCTCCTGTCTGGGAGTGCACTACACAGCACAGCCAAGAAACGAACTGCAGGATCGAGCCCACCAGGGGGGTTGCTTGCTTACCTTCCTCGGTTACTCAAAGGGCGTTGCGTTGCCCCTTCTCTTTGGAGAAAGCCAAGAACTGATGGAGCAAAGAGTCtcccctgcaaacccccccccccccatgcaggctcAGCGATCGCGCACAGCAAGCAAGCAACTCCCTCTGGATGGAAAGTCCCCACCCAGAGCCACAGATCTATGAAAAGCCCAGATGCACATGCAGCAGGCAGTCCTGCTCTAATGCGGAATTAGATGCATTAGAAATGTGCATTAGTGAACCCTCCCTATGAAAGAAAGGCTGCAGGGTTTGGGACTTCTTCATTTGCAGGAAAAAAAGTGACAGAAGGTAGAAGACAGATGCTTGTAAATTAATGGTGTGGAGAGATTATTTTCTTCATAATGCAACTTTGGATCATCTGATGAAATGGATCAGCAATCAGGGGTTCAGAACAAAGAAAGAAGCCAAGATTTTCACTAGAGCTAGGGGCCATGATCTATATTTCCTCTTAAGGGGTGCGGGCAAGCATGTAGACCCCTTATTTGACTGTGACGCATCATGATCCTGTCACAACATAATCTCTGGGCACTCAGCTATGATGTCACACATCACTGCACTTCCAAgttgccaagctccatgctgcacagctatgcagcttacagggaacactggtcATGATCCGATCATGCCCCTTACACCACCTTCACTGGCTCCCAGTATGTTTTCAAGTCAAAGTGTTGGCAGTGATCTTATAAACCCCTTAATGGTTTATGTCTTCCCCCAAATAAATCTTCCTACCCATGAGGTCATCACAAGTGCCTTGTTGTCTCCAACTGAATATCTAAAAGTGATAGCACTCTCAATGCATAACGGTCTTTTCTGTTGTGGCCCCTGCCCTGTGGCACTGAGAACAGGATTAGCTGGTATTTCAAAGGGGTCTTGAAACTTGTGCCCAACTTCTTCTTCTGCCCAACTTTTGATTGTTTCCAATTCTTGTTTTTTAGTTTAAGTTTGCCAAGATACTGCTTTGTTGTTGGTTtcttctcatttattttaatacatcTTATATTTTATTGATGTAGGCCAGCTTGAGCTGGATGGATTAAAAGTGGAGGTCAGAAACACGTTCAACAAGTATTTCATACAATGCACAATTCACTTATAGAATTTACTACCACACAGTGCATAGAAAGGGAGATAGATCaatagctattagccatgataaccAAGTGAAACCTCTCTGGCCCAGAAGCATTTTATCTCTGAAGACTAGATAGTGAGAACAAAGAGTAGGGAAAAGCTATTGCTCTTCATTCCCTGCTTGAGCACATCCCAGAAGCATCTAGCTGATTAGTGATGAAAACAGAATGGGGGGCTAAGAGGACCTTCAGTTCAGCCCAGCAGGGAGCACCTTAATGCACAGATAATCTTAATGTACATGTTTGTTGTTTAAGGGTATAAAATAGTAGCCTAGTTTAACTATGGAATGAACCATTCTATTCTTCCCTTCATCCCCTAATAAACTAGCACTGTTCTCTAAAACAGGACATTGATTTGCTTCCTCTGCTGGTTATTTTGGTATATCAGAGCAAATTGACCATCAAGCTAAAGTCCACATTGCTGCCCTTCAAGGAATGGAGCAAGCTAATCACTA from Tiliqua scincoides isolate rTilSci1 chromosome 7, rTilSci1.hap2, whole genome shotgun sequence carries:
- the CYREN gene encoding cell cycle regulator of non-homologous end joining; translation: MGTPDIAKKRILPPWMTKRVNEPAGLTNLGAKRRKKAAFVRTETIYCMNEAELVDMALCILAEDCTGKEADFIAPEDEVPKAQPGPTEPQHSAASSSKANITTIGSNLPNKLESLGCSEKIKSDKEDDEDDDALKYVREIFFS